CTGGGGCCGTTGGCCTCACCCCCCACAATGAACGCCAGCTTGCGTGTCAGATCCACCTCATCAAAGGGGTGGCCGATATTGGCTTCGGCCAGCAGCGCGTGCAGGCCGTGTTGCTGCAGCCAGCTGCGCACCTCGGCCCAGGTGTACTCCAGCACCGCCAGGCGCAACTGGGCACCCATGCCGCTGCGCAATACTTTGGGGGCAAAGGGGTCTACGCAGCCCGGTGCCAGCACGGCCGCCTGGGCGCCGGCCGCCGCGGCGCTACGCAGTAGAGTGCCTACGTTGCCGGGGTCATTCACCCGGTCAAGAATGATGGCCAAATCGAGCTGCGGCGGCAGCGCCAGCGTTTGCCGCGTCACTTCCAGCAACAGGCCGGCCGGTGTTTTGGTGTCGCTGCTGGCCGCCATCACATGCTCGGCTACTGGCTCCATCTGCGCGCCGGCTGCGGCAAAGGCCGCCACGAGCTGCTGGCCGCGGGCATCCAGGCCTTCGCTGTAGAAGCCTTGTTTTACCGGCCAGCCGGCCGCCAGTACTTCCTCTGCCAGGCGCACGCCTTCGGCCACAAAGCTACCCGCCTCGCGGCGCGCTTTGGCGCGGCTTTGCAAATTGCGGATGTGCTGCACACGCGGGTTTTGCACCGAGCTGATCATTGCCTGTAATTGTAGTGCAGCCGCGGTGTAGAATGCCCGTATCTCAGGAGGCATGATGGCAGACCCGCGCGTAGAAAAATTAGCTCAAACTCTAGTGAATTACTCCGTGAGAGTAAAACCCGGCGATTGGGTGGTGATTTTTGCCAACCCGCTGGCGGAAGAACTGGCCGGCGAAGTGCTGCGCCACACCCTGCGTGCCGGCGGCAACCCTACCCTGCTCTCGGGCTTGGGCTCGACCCAGCGGATCTTTTTTGAAGAAGCCAATGACGAGCAGCTAAAGTGGCTTTCGCCCTTCGATAGCCTGCCTTTCGAGAAGGCGGATGTGTTTATTAATCTCGACGCGTCCGAAAACACGCGCAGCCTGAGCATGGTCGATAGCCAGAAGCAGCAAGCCCGCTCCGCCGCGCGGCGTGAGATCATGCAAGCCTATATGCGCCGCAGCGCCACCGGTGAACTGCGCTGGACGCTGACACGCTTCCCCTGTAACGCTTACGCCCAAGAGGCGGATATGAGCCTGAGTGATTATCAGGATTTTGTATACCGCGCCTGCAAGGTGGATCAGCCCGATCCGGTAGCCTTGTGGAACGAAATCGAGAATGACCAACAGCGCCTGGTGGATTGGTTGGCTGGCCGTAAGCAGGTGCACCTGCGTGGCGCCAATATCGACATTCAGATGTCGATCGAGGGGCGCACCTTCATCAACTCCACTGCCACCCACAACATGCCCGGTTCAGAGATCTTCACTGGCCCGGTGGAAGACTCCGTGCAGGGCTGGGTGAATTACACCTACCCCGCCATTCACCTCGGCCGTGAAGTGGAAGGCGTGCGCTTGGAGTTCAAAGATGGCAAAGTGGTTAAGGCCAGCGCCGAAAAGAACCAAGACTACCTGAACAAGATGTTGGATATGGATGCGGGCTCACGCTTCGTAGGTGAGCTGGGCATTGGCACCAATTACAGCATTGATCGCTTCACCAAGAGCATCCTGTATGATGAAAAGATCGGTGGCACGATCCACATGGCGTTGGGGATGAGCTATCCCGAGACTGGGGGCAAAAACCAATCCTCGCTGCACTGGGACATGATCTGCGATATGCGCCAGGATAGCGAGATCACCGTGGATGGTGACCTGTTCTACAAGAACGGGCAGTTCCAAGTCTAGATCACATACTGGCAGCGTGTTGTGGCCCATATCCACTTTTTCAATGTGCCCTCTGCCGGCCATTTCAATGCCACCCTCCCAGTCGTGCGGGAGCTTGTGCAGCGCGGCCATCAAGTTACGTATTATCTAACCGAGAGTTACCGCCAGCCAGTGCAGGCGGCCGGGGCCGATTTTGTGGCCTACCCTGCCTGGCTGGGCGATGACTTCTTTGAGGTGCATGGTGTGGATGGCAGTAATCCCATCAAAACCGCCGCCCTGATGATCGAGGTAAGCCGCCACCTGCTACAAGAACTGCTGCCCAGCGTGCGTGCTCAGCAACCCGATCTCATCGTGTTTGATTCGATGTGTCCTTGGGGCTGGCAGTTTGCTCAGGTTCTGGGGGTGCCGCATGCGTCTTCAATGACTTTGCTGGTCATGCCCAGCAGCCTGATCATCACTTCAGGTATGCTGCCGCATTTGTTTTCAATTCTCGGGGCAAGCTTGCCGCTCTTTGCCAAGTTTGTGCGGGCGGCGCGCCAACTCCAGCGGGAGTATGGCCTGCGCATCCCGCCGATCGATCGCTTTCTAAATTATCCGGGCCAGGTGACCGTGAATTACACCTCGCGCTACTTCCAACCCCAGGGCGAAAAGATGCCGGCCGCAATAAAGTTTGTTGGCCCGCAACTGGCCGCCCCACCGGCAGCTATGGCGCACGAATTGCCAGGCGAGCTGGACGAACGGCCCTTGATCTACGTTTCCCTGGGTACGGTGATCAATCAGAACCTGGATTTCTTTCGTGAGGTGATCAGCGCGTTTGCCGGCGCACCCTACCAGGTTTTGCTTTCCATTGGGCGCAAGAATGACCCCGCCGCGTTCGGCCGGCTGCCAGATAATGTACTGGTGCGCCCCTTCGTGTCCCAAGTGGCGGTATTGCAGCGGGCTGCGGTCTTCATCACGCATGCTGGCATGAACAGTGTGCAGGAAGGCTTGTACTCCAATGTGCCGCTGCTGCTGGTGCCGCAGCAAATCGAGCAGCGCCTGGTGGCGCGCCGCGTCGTGCAACTGGGCGCCGGCCTGATGTCCGACCACAACACGGTGCCCGCCGCAACGCTGCGCGCCATGGTGACGCGCCTGCTCAGCGAGCCGAGCTTTAAGGCCAATGCGGCCAAGGTGGGTGCCTCGCTGCGCGAGGCGGGCGGCGCGCCGCGGGCGGCCGATGAACTGTTGGCTCTGGTAGCGCAAACAAAAAAGACGGCCTAGGGCCGTCTTTTTTTATATTGGAACTTCTCGCTTAGCTGAGCTTCGCCTGGGCTACCACAGCTTTGAAGGCGGCGGCATCGCGCACCGCGATATCGGAGAGCATCTTACGATTGATCTCGATATTGGCCTTGCGCATGCCGTTCATCAGTTGGCTGTAGCTCACCCCGTTCAGGCGGGCAGCCGCGTTGATGCGCATGATCCACAAGCCGCGCAGATCGCGCTTCTTGTTGCGGCGGTCGCGGTAGGCATAGGCCAGGCTCTTCAGGCGCGCTTCACTGGCACGCTTGTACAGCTTGGAGCGTGAGCCAAATTGGCCCTTGGTCTCGCTCAAGACCTTTTGATGCCGCTTGCGGCGGGTAATACCAGTCTTTACTCGTGCCATGCTTCCTCTACTTCGCCGTGCGCGTGGCCGGGTTGGCGCGGTACTTGCTCATGTACGGCGCCAACTGGCGGATGCGCTTCTGCAGGGCTTTGCCCTGCACCGGAATCATCTCGGTGAATTTGGCCTTGGTGCGCGCCGAGGTGCGGCGGCGCAAGTGGCTCTTGCCGCCCTTGGTGCGCACCAGCTTGCCCGAACCCGTCAAGCGAAAGCGCTTGGCGGTGGACTTGTGCGTCTTCATGCGAAATTTCTTAACTGCCACAAAAGCTCCTCTTGCGCTTTAGCTGAGCGCGTATGGTATCTGCGCTCAACTAAGAGCACTATTCCTCTGCGCTGGTTTCCGTCGCAGGTTCTTCTTTTACGTCTTTGGCCTCTGATTTGGCTGCTTCTTTCGCAGCGTTCTCATTGGGGGCCAGTACCATCAGCAGCGTGCGCCCTTCAAACTCAGGGGCCTGCTCGATAATCGAAATGTCCTGCAATTCAGCGGCAATCTCCTTGAGATCCTGCAACGCAATCTCAGGATAGTCACGCTCGCGGCCGCGGAAGCGGATACGTACCTTGACCTTCTTGCCTTCTTTCAACCAACCGCGCGCCGCCTTGGTCTTAAACCCACGGTGATGCTCGGTGGTCTTCGGTCGCAGACGAATTTCCTTGATCTCGACCTTTTTCTGGGCCTTACGCGCCTCGCGCTCTTTCTTGGTGCGCTCGTACGTAAACTTACCGTAACTCACCACACGGCACACGGGCGGCTTGGAGTTGGGCGCAACCTCAATCAGGTCCAGGCCCGCCTCTGCGGCGATCTGGAGCGCTTCTTCGATGGGCACAATTCCACGGTTCTCGCCGTCCGCATCGATCAGGCGGACTTCTTTGACCCGAATGGCTCTGTTTACACGGTACTCAGATGTACTGATGTGCTTATTCTCCTGGCACAAATTCGCCCCCGGCAGCTAGCGCCAAGGCGCACAGCTCCTTTGGGGCGTAAGGCGGGGCGCATAATACCATACGCGCCGATAAAGAGTCAACGGGTGGCCGGCTACCCGGCGTAACTCCAGCCTAAGCCCACCAGGCTTAGGCTGTCCTTGGCCTCGCCGAGCTTCAATACCTCGCCGCCAATCACTTTGGCGATGACGATGTTATGGTCGCCGCCCGTTTCGACGATCTGGGTGACTTCACCCTCCAGGTAGCCCGCTGCGCCGCTTACCACCGGGGCTGCGCTGAGCGGCGCAGCAAATACCTTGGCGTCGTTCATCTTATCCGGATTCTTGGCGCGGCTTTTGGTGAATGGCTTGATCAGTTCACTGTCCTCGGCCAGGAACAGGCTGATCGCCAGTTTGCGCGAGGCCGCCACCAGGCCGTAGCTATGGGCGCTGGTCTGCAAGCCAATGGCGAGCAGCTGCGGTTCGAAGGAGACTTGGGTGATCCAGTTGAAAACCATTACATTGCGATCGCCATTATGTTGGCTGCCCAGCGCATAAAAGCCATACGGCATGCGCCGCAGCAGGTTAGGGATCGGGTGAGAGGGTGTGGTTTCGGTCATGGCAGCGCTCCTATCGCTTGGGTTATGGATAACCTTTAGAGCGTTTGCTTCGTTGGTATCTTACCGACCTGAGACGGAACGCTTGCCGCGACAGGGGGTTATTACTGTACTGGGCGCAACGCCGCTGGCTTCGCCGAGCCGGCCCAGGAGGAGGAAAGATGAGCGCACCGTATGCGTTGGTCGTAGATGATGACCAGGCTGTCGCTGGCATCTTCCAGCGCGCCTTGCAAGACAGTGGCTACCGTGCCGAGGTGATGGATAACGGGCACAAGGCCCAGGCACAGTTGGTCTTCACCACACCCGATCTGGTTCTGTTGGATCTGCACATCCCCACCTTGTCTGGTGAGATCATCTTGCGCCAGTTGCGCGGCCATCTGCGCTTCGCCAACACCCGTGTGGTCATCACCACCGGCGATGCGCGTGCGCTGGGGCGCTTTGGCGGCCTGGCAGATGAAGTGCTGCTGAAACCAGTCGGCTACGAACAGATTTGCCAACTGGCGCGGCACTACTTATCGATCCTGGTCTAACCCTTAGGGGAGGTGCGGCAGTTCGCCGCAGGCGCTGCCATTAAGGTTGAGCGTCTGCGCGTCCACCCAGCCTCTACCGGCCAAGCCGGTGTTGCCCAACTGCAGATCGATTTCGGCCCAGCCCGCCTGGCTGATGCCCAGCACGGCGGCAAATTGGCCCGGCTCCAGCGTCGTCAGCACGCTGGCGGCTGCACTGGGCTCGCCGTGCACCAGCACCGCGTCCATC
The DNA window shown above is from Anaerolineales bacterium and carries:
- a CDS encoding RNA methyltransferase; protein product: MISSVQNPRVQHIRNLQSRAKARREAGSFVAEGVRLAEEVLAAGWPVKQGFYSEGLDARGQQLVAAFAAAGAQMEPVAEHVMAASSDTKTPAGLLLEVTRQTLALPPQLDLAIILDRVNDPGNVGTLLRSAAAAGAQAAVLAPGCVDPFAPKVLRSGMGAQLRLAVLEYTWAEVRSWLQQHGLHALLAEANIGHPFDEVDLTRKLAFIVGGEANGPSDEARSLGAEAIQIRMPGQIESLNAATAGSLLLFEAVRQRRAS
- a CDS encoding aminopeptidase, with translation MADPRVEKLAQTLVNYSVRVKPGDWVVIFANPLAEELAGEVLRHTLRAGGNPTLLSGLGSTQRIFFEEANDEQLKWLSPFDSLPFEKADVFINLDASENTRSLSMVDSQKQQARSAARREIMQAYMRRSATGELRWTLTRFPCNAYAQEADMSLSDYQDFVYRACKVDQPDPVALWNEIENDQQRLVDWLAGRKQVHLRGANIDIQMSIEGRTFINSTATHNMPGSEIFTGPVEDSVQGWVNYTYPAIHLGREVEGVRLEFKDGKVVKASAEKNQDYLNKMLDMDAGSRFVGELGIGTNYSIDRFTKSILYDEKIGGTIHMALGMSYPETGGKNQSSLHWDMICDMRQDSEITVDGDLFYKNGQFQV
- the rplT gene encoding 50S ribosomal protein L20, producing MARVKTGITRRKRHQKVLSETKGQFGSRSKLYKRASEARLKSLAYAYRDRRNKKRDLRGLWIMRINAAARLNGVSYSQLMNGMRKANIEINRKMLSDIAVRDAAAFKAVVAQAKLS
- a CDS encoding 50S ribosomal protein L35, which encodes MKTHKSTAKRFRLTGSGKLVRTKGGKSHLRRRTSARTKAKFTEMIPVQGKALQKRIRQLAPYMSKYRANPATRTAK
- the infC gene encoding translation initiation factor IF-3 — translated: MPGANLCQENKHISTSEYRVNRAIRVKEVRLIDADGENRGIVPIEEALQIAAEAGLDLIEVAPNSKPPVCRVVSYGKFTYERTKKEREARKAQKKVEIKEIRLRPKTTEHHRGFKTKAARGWLKEGKKVKVRIRFRGRERDYPEIALQDLKEIAAELQDISIIEQAPEFEGRTLLMVLAPNENAAKEAAKSEAKDVKEEPATETSAEE
- a CDS encoding flavin reductase family protein translates to MTETTPSHPIPNLLRRMPYGFYALGSQHNGDRNVMVFNWITQVSFEPQLLAIGLQTSAHSYGLVAASRKLAISLFLAEDSELIKPFTKSRAKNPDKMNDAKVFAAPLSAAPVVSGAAGYLEGEVTQIVETGGDHNIVIAKVIGGEVLKLGEAKDSLSLVGLGWSYAG
- a CDS encoding response regulator, which encodes MSAPYALVVDDDQAVAGIFQRALQDSGYRAEVMDNGHKAQAQLVFTTPDLVLLDLHIPTLSGEIILRQLRGHLRFANTRVVITTGDARALGRFGGLADEVLLKPVGYEQICQLARHYLSILV